A single region of the Prevotella sp. HUN102 genome encodes:
- a CDS encoding glycosyltransferase family 4 protein, with translation MKVLMFGWEYPPHVYGGLATANFGISEGLHAQGDVETILCLPHPFGDEDRTYANIVAMNCVPIAYRDVDFGYVQSRVGHIMNPELYYKLRENIYADFNMMNVNDLGALDFAGGYPANLHEEINNYSIISGVVARTFDFDIIHAHDWLTFPAGIHAKKISGKPLCIHVHATDFDRSRGQVNPTVYAIEKDGMDNADCIMCVSELTRRTVINQYHQNPNKVFTVHNAVYPLQEEIVAIPRPTHKGKEKVVTFLGRLTMQKGPEYFVEAASMVLHRTRNVRFCMAGSGDMMEQMINLAAERGISDRFHFPGFMRGNQVYECLKASDVYVMPSVSEPFGISPLEAMQCGTPTIISKQSGCAEILNNCIKVDYWDVHAMADAMYSICHNESLFDYLSTEGKNEVDQITWEKVGAWIRELYLRTLGWA, from the coding sequence ATGAAAGTATTAATGTTCGGATGGGAATATCCTCCACACGTTTACGGCGGACTCGCCACAGCAAATTTTGGTATATCAGAAGGACTGCACGCACAGGGAGATGTAGAGACAATTCTCTGTCTGCCACATCCGTTTGGCGATGAAGACAGAACCTATGCCAATATCGTTGCGATGAACTGTGTGCCAATCGCATACCGAGACGTTGATTTCGGCTATGTTCAGTCGCGTGTCGGGCACATAATGAACCCTGAACTTTATTACAAGCTGAGGGAAAACATCTACGCCGACTTCAATATGATGAACGTGAACGACCTTGGCGCATTGGATTTTGCAGGTGGCTATCCTGCAAATCTCCACGAGGAAATCAACAACTATTCCATTATTTCAGGCGTTGTAGCCCGTACATTCGATTTCGATATCATTCACGCGCACGACTGGCTCACTTTCCCCGCAGGCATCCATGCGAAGAAAATTTCCGGAAAACCCTTGTGCATCCACGTGCACGCAACCGATTTCGACCGGTCTCGTGGACAAGTGAATCCCACTGTGTACGCCATTGAAAAGGACGGAATGGACAATGCCGACTGCATAATGTGTGTTTCGGAACTTACCCGTCGGACAGTTATCAACCAGTACCATCAGAATCCCAACAAGGTGTTTACTGTTCACAATGCCGTTTACCCATTGCAAGAAGAAATTGTCGCAATTCCACGTCCCACCCACAAGGGAAAGGAAAAGGTTGTTACCTTTCTTGGCCGCCTGACGATGCAGAAAGGTCCGGAATATTTCGTTGAGGCAGCCAGTATGGTACTCCACCGAACACGCAATGTTCGCTTCTGTATGGCCGGTTCGGGCGATATGATGGAGCAGATGATAAATCTTGCCGCCGAAAGAGGCATTTCCGACCGTTTCCATTTCCCCGGATTTATGCGCGGCAATCAGGTTTATGAGTGCCTGAAAGCGTCAGATGTGTACGTTATGCCGTCCGTGAGCGAGCCATTCGGCATATCTCCATTGGAAGCGATGCAATGCGGAACGCCCACCATCATTTCAAAGCAGAGCGGATGTGCCGAAATCCTGAACAACTGCATCAAGGTAGACTACTGGGATGTCCACGCAATGGCCGACGCGATGTACTCCATCTGCCACAACGAAAGCCTGTTCGACTATCTTTCCACCGAGGGAAAGAACGAGGTAGACCAGATTACGTGGGAGAAAGTGGGTGCGTGGATTCGCGAACTTTACCTGCGGACGCTCGGCTGGGCGTAA
- a CDS encoding glycoside hydrolase family 57 protein encodes MKTICLYFEIHQIIHLRRYRFFDIGTDHYYYDDFENEQTISDIARRSYMPALDMLQQMIRENGKFFKVAFSLSGVGIESLEQYAPEVIEKLQELAATDCVEFLAEPYSHGLSALGNEDCFKEEVKRLSRKIKDMFGQTPKVLRNSSLIYSDKIGFLASQMGFKGMLTEGAKQVLGWKSPHYVYNCAMAPSLKLLLRDYNLSDDISLRFNNSDWEEYPLFADAYMNKIAALPDEEQFVGIFMNLSALGIEQPLSSNILEFLRALPYCAKDRGITFSTPTEVCMKMKSVGALEVPETISWLDEERDASTWLGNAMQREAFSKLYSVAERVRIANDPRINQDWDYLQASNNFRAMSTKSSLIGINRGIYDSPFDAFTNYMNILGDFINRVNNLYPDDIDNEELNGLLTTIRNQGEEISMKDKEVARLQAKVEKLEEEGDKLREQLEKKPVRKTVPRARTTAAKAKTMTAKAKAAKPASDAKDTKE; translated from the coding sequence ATGAAAACAATTTGTTTATATTTCGAGATACATCAAATCATTCATCTTCGCCGTTACCGTTTCTTCGACATCGGAACCGACCATTACTACTACGACGATTTTGAAAACGAGCAGACCATTTCCGACATTGCCCGACGAAGCTATATGCCGGCATTGGATATGCTCCAGCAAATGATTCGCGAAAACGGCAAGTTCTTCAAGGTGGCATTCTCACTTTCGGGCGTAGGCATCGAAAGTCTGGAACAGTATGCACCTGAAGTAATCGAGAAACTTCAGGAACTCGCAGCCACAGACTGTGTGGAATTTCTTGCAGAACCCTATTCGCACGGCTTGTCGGCACTCGGAAACGAAGATTGCTTCAAGGAAGAAGTAAAGCGGTTGAGCCGGAAAATAAAGGACATGTTCGGGCAAACTCCAAAGGTATTGCGCAATTCATCGCTGATTTACAGCGACAAAATCGGCTTTCTTGCCTCTCAGATGGGCTTCAAGGGTATGCTTACGGAAGGGGCAAAGCAGGTTTTGGGATGGAAAAGCCCACACTACGTCTATAATTGTGCAATGGCTCCATCGCTGAAACTCCTCCTGCGCGATTACAACTTGAGCGACGACATATCATTGCGCTTCAATAATTCCGACTGGGAGGAATACCCACTGTTCGCAGATGCCTATATGAACAAGATTGCCGCCCTTCCCGACGAGGAACAGTTCGTGGGAATCTTTATGAATCTTTCGGCATTGGGCATAGAGCAACCCCTGTCGAGCAACATTCTCGAGTTCCTCAGAGCACTTCCCTACTGCGCAAAGGACAGAGGGATTACCTTCTCTACGCCGACGGAAGTATGTATGAAGATGAAGAGCGTCGGAGCACTGGAAGTTCCCGAGACAATCAGTTGGCTGGATGAAGAGCGCGACGCGAGCACTTGGCTCGGAAATGCGATGCAGCGCGAGGCTTTCAGCAAGTTGTACAGCGTGGCAGAAAGAGTGCGTATAGCCAATGATCCACGCATCAATCAGGACTGGGACTATCTTCAGGCAAGCAACAATTTTCGTGCAATGTCCACCAAGTCCTCATTGATAGGTATCAACCGCGGCATCTACGACAGTCCTTTCGACGCCTTTACCAATTATATGAATATCCTCGGCGATTTCATCAACCGTGTGAATAATCTCTATCCGGATGATATAGACAATGAGGAACTCAACGGACTGCTGACCACCATCCGTAATCAGGGCGAGGAAATCTCGATGAAGGACAAGGAGGTAGCACGCTTACAGGCAAAGGTCGAGAAACTCGAGGAAGAGGGCGACAAACTCCGCGAACAACTGGAAAAGAAACCCGTAAGGAAAACTGTCCCCCGAGCAAGGACAACTGCCGCAAAAGCCAAGACTATGACTGCAAAAGCCAAAGCGGCAAAGCCTGCTTCGGATGCAAAGGATACGAAGGAATAG
- the trxA gene encoding thioredoxin, producing the protein MNKVLFASLAFFALALSSCNSANGKKNINEQQKSINNKERKDKKMKTIEMNVAMFKEKVMDYTNNTSEWKFKGDKPAIIDFYATWCGPCKQTAPILEEIANDYDGKIDVYKVDVDKNEELAAMFGIRSIPTLLFIPKEGDPTISVGAKMKPELEEMIKQYLLK; encoded by the coding sequence ATGAATAAGGTGTTATTTGCAAGTTTGGCATTTTTTGCTCTTGCATTAAGTAGCTGCAACAGTGCAAATGGAAAGAAGAACATAAACGAACAACAGAAAAGTATTAACAATAAAGAAAGAAAGGACAAAAAAATGAAGACAATAGAAATGAATGTTGCAATGTTTAAGGAAAAGGTAATGGATTATACCAATAATACAAGCGAATGGAAATTCAAGGGAGACAAGCCTGCCATCATTGATTTCTACGCTACTTGGTGTGGTCCTTGCAAACAAACTGCTCCTATTCTCGAAGAGATTGCAAACGATTACGATGGGAAAATCGATGTATATAAAGTGGATGTTGATAAGAACGAGGAACTTGCCGCTATGTTCGGCATCCGTTCTATCCCTACCCTGCTCTTCATTCCAAAGGAAGGCGACCCGACAATCTCTGTTGGTGCAAAGATGAAGCCTGAATTGGAAGAGATGATCAAGCAATATCTATTGAAGTAA
- a CDS encoding MarR family winged helix-turn-helix transcriptional regulator — protein MNNLCINRIRNIYRAIGAFEIKLEKNFQLNINEAMLLSILLEHDNLLSGELADELGISRSNASKVIASLEKKKLISRETCKKDTRCQRFSITEDGRERMSHINCESFAVPDNLQELVKIS, from the coding sequence ATGAATAATCTGTGTATCAATAGAATCAGAAACATATACAGAGCTATCGGAGCCTTTGAAATAAAATTGGAAAAGAACTTCCAACTCAACATAAATGAGGCTATGCTGCTAAGTATTCTTCTGGAACACGATAATTTGCTGTCGGGAGAGTTGGCTGATGAACTGGGCATTTCGCGCTCCAATGCTTCAAAAGTGATTGCATCGCTGGAAAAGAAGAAATTGATCAGTCGCGAAACTTGCAAGAAAGACACTCGCTGCCAACGTTTCAGTATAACAGAAGATGGGAGGGAACGAATGTCGCACATCAACTGTGAAAGCTTTGCAGTGCCCGATAATCTCCAAGAACTTGTGAAGATAAGCTAA
- a CDS encoding UpxY family transcription antiterminator — MEKTQDKYVDEIIDDGNSWYAIRLYAARQEEAARYFEEKDLESFIPMNYFDEKDKNGKVRRRLKPVVRNLIFVKKTVEDSAFRSIVYDSNLKMSVIMTSSETRDFYLIPHNQMYEFRLMCNPDITIKKFISPEEASMKAGDPVYVKFGPLKGMTGRLVRSSKKYYLLKEIPGISMMLKVTKWCCVPI; from the coding sequence ATGGAAAAAACTCAAGATAAGTACGTGGATGAGATAATTGACGATGGCAATTCTTGGTATGCCATCCGGCTATATGCAGCTCGCCAGGAAGAAGCAGCCAGATATTTTGAAGAAAAAGATTTGGAGAGTTTTATTCCAATGAATTATTTTGATGAGAAAGATAAGAATGGTAAGGTGCGCCGAAGACTGAAACCAGTTGTGCGAAACCTTATCTTTGTGAAGAAAACGGTTGAAGACTCTGCGTTCAGATCCATTGTCTATGACTCTAATTTAAAGATGAGCGTGATAATGACAAGCAGCGAAACCAGAGACTTTTATCTTATTCCACATAATCAGATGTATGAATTCAGGTTGATGTGCAATCCTGATATCACGATTAAGAAGTTTATTTCTCCTGAAGAAGCCAGTATGAAAGCGGGCGATCCTGTGTATGTGAAGTTCGGTCCATTGAAGGGAATGACGGGCAGACTGGTTCGTTCGAGCAAGAAGTATTATCTCCTCAAAGAGATCCCCGGTATCAGTATGATGTTGAAGGTAACAAAATGGTGCTGCGTTCCAATTTAA
- a CDS encoding aminodeoxychorismate/anthranilate synthase component II: MKVNCVIIDNYDSFTYNLAQLVRELGAEVTVCRNDDFELSQLETFDKIILSPGPGIPSEAGLLLDAIKTYAGKKPILGVCLGHQAIGEVFGCKLENLSDVFHGVTTEARLIADDPIFKRIKNKFTVGRYHSWVISKDDFPSELEITAESNEGLIMALRHRSYDIHGIQFHPESILTPEGKQMIRNWLLL; encoded by the coding sequence ATGAAAGTCAATTGCGTTATAATAGATAATTATGATTCGTTTACCTATAATCTGGCTCAGCTTGTACGCGAACTCGGTGCCGAGGTTACGGTGTGTCGTAACGACGATTTTGAACTTTCGCAGCTCGAAACTTTCGATAAGATTATTCTGAGCCCTGGCCCCGGCATACCTTCAGAAGCAGGATTGCTGTTAGATGCAATCAAGACCTATGCAGGGAAGAAGCCAATTCTCGGTGTCTGTCTCGGGCATCAGGCCATCGGCGAAGTATTTGGTTGCAAGCTTGAAAATCTGTCCGATGTCTTTCACGGTGTAACTACCGAAGCACGCCTGATAGCCGATGATCCGATATTCAAGAGGATAAAGAATAAATTCACAGTCGGTCGATACCATAGTTGGGTAATTTCAAAAGATGATTTTCCGTCAGAATTGGAAATTACGGCTGAAAGCAATGAAGGTTTGATTATGGCTTTGCGTCATCGTTCTTATGATATTCACGGCATTCAGTTTCATCCCGAAAGTATACTGACACCGGAAGGGAAGCAGATGATTCGTAATTGGCTGTTGCTTTAA
- a CDS encoding phosphoribosylanthranilate isomerase, giving the protein MIIKVCGLRDAENIHDVAQLGIDWMGFVFYRDSPRFVQQISSRAGIIPDFGSQEAARGRKDSKLVLAEEKRIKLCGVFVDDMPQNIVTRVVNYKLDIVQLQGTESAVMIDNLRCTLDPDICPGIKIMKVLQVASREDVLKYREYENVVDYFLFDTKDDAAEGDGIQFDWTVLDAYEGNVSFLLGGGIAPEDVENIKAFKHPQFIGIDLNSRFEIKPAMKDVSKLETFIKQIKE; this is encoded by the coding sequence ATGATAATAAAAGTATGTGGTCTGCGTGATGCCGAGAATATTCACGACGTAGCACAATTGGGAATCGATTGGATGGGCTTTGTGTTCTACCGGGATAGTCCTCGTTTTGTTCAGCAAATCTCATCGCGCGCCGGCATTATTCCAGATTTCGGAAGTCAGGAAGCAGCTCGTGGTCGCAAGGATTCAAAGTTGGTGCTGGCAGAAGAGAAACGAATCAAACTATGTGGTGTGTTTGTGGATGATATGCCACAGAACATCGTAACCCGAGTAGTGAATTATAAGTTGGATATAGTGCAGCTTCAGGGAACAGAGAGTGCCGTGATGATAGATAATCTCCGTTGCACGCTCGATCCTGATATCTGTCCGGGCATTAAGATTATGAAAGTGTTGCAGGTTGCCTCGCGAGAAGATGTCTTGAAATATAGGGAATATGAAAACGTTGTGGACTATTTCCTTTTCGATACAAAGGATGATGCTGCCGAAGGAGATGGAATACAATTTGACTGGACTGTGCTTGATGCTTACGAAGGCAATGTTTCGTTCCTCTTGGGAGGTGGAATTGCTCCTGAAGATGTGGAGAATATAAAGGCATTCAAGCATCCACAGTTTATAGGAATCGACCTGAACAGTCGCTTTGAAATCAAGCCTGCAATGAAGGATGTAAGTAAGTTGGAAACGTTTATAAAGCAGATAAAGGAATAG
- a CDS encoding indole-3-glycerol-phosphate synthase, with protein sequence MKDILEEIVANKRCELEQWRQFIPMKQLFGIIEYEGAMNREIPSMKQALLYSSTGVIAEFKRKSPSKGWIKQDGKAREIPLSYERNGAAALSIHTDNAYFGGYDEFIQEARATGVSLPILYNNFVIDEYQLFQAKHAGASAILLMAAILTKEQCHSLISLAHHLKMEVLLEMHSIEDLEYIECEPDMYGINNRILGSFATDMEKSFKMAEMLPEDAVKVSAGGISHSEVVRDLREIGYKGFLIGAYFMKEENPGEALKRFIENINN encoded by the coding sequence ATGAAAGATATTTTAGAGGAAATAGTAGCCAACAAGCGATGCGAACTTGAGCAATGGCGGCAGTTCATTCCGATGAAACAACTGTTTGGCATCATAGAATATGAAGGAGCAATGAACAGGGAAATTCCTTCTATGAAGCAGGCATTGCTCTATTCTTCCACGGGTGTCATTGCAGAGTTTAAGCGCAAAAGTCCTTCAAAGGGATGGATAAAACAAGATGGCAAAGCAAGAGAAATACCATTGAGCTACGAAAGGAACGGTGCCGCCGCATTGAGCATTCACACCGACAATGCGTATTTCGGTGGTTACGATGAATTTATACAGGAAGCACGCGCAACAGGTGTGAGTCTACCTATATTATATAATAACTTTGTGATAGATGAATACCAATTGTTTCAGGCAAAGCATGCCGGAGCGTCGGCAATTCTTCTGATGGCAGCCATTCTTACAAAGGAACAATGCCATTCGTTGATATCTCTGGCGCATCATCTGAAGATGGAAGTGCTCTTGGAAATGCACAGTATTGAAGATTTAGAATACATTGAATGTGAGCCGGATATGTACGGAATCAACAACAGAATCCTCGGTTCGTTTGCAACTGATATGGAAAAGTCGTTCAAGATGGCAGAAATGCTGCCAGAGGATGCTGTGAAAGTCAGTGCAGGAGGTATCAGTCATTCTGAAGTTGTCAGAGATTTACGGGAAATTGGGTACAAAGGATTCCTCATAGGCGCATACTTTATGAAGGAAGAAAACCCGGGCGAAGCATTGAAACGGTTCATTGAAAATATCAACAATTAG